The following are encoded together in the Bactrocera neohumeralis isolate Rockhampton chromosome 6, APGP_CSIRO_Bneo_wtdbg2-racon-allhic-juicebox.fasta_v2, whole genome shotgun sequence genome:
- the LOC126762329 gene encoding tRNA (cytosine(72)-C(5))-methyltransferase NSUN6 isoform X3 — protein MSWLCKVPTITTYRVNSLRTTVPAFKQKLQEILHERYTQPPKVYEIPSIPEVLCILPTSFGVDMKQKQSDLQREVVVDSCCGAALLRGAHIYAPGVLAMEAGTKLNEEVLVYADLAGKCKQGTNIRYDSLDKIFLGVGVVRMQRHQIFGPTISSTSESLKGVAVEMIETISGVPTIGDLSCKEALLQNLPSIVCVRVLNPQPGERVLDMCAAPGNKTTHIAELMGDKGEVIALDKVANKISGMLAKITNSALKSIRAYNFDATKAFSAAKEAKDNECLGMPPFAANTFDKILLDAPCSALGNRPLLVGPPNMSQRMLQSYPKVQRKLFSAAVPLLKPNGILVYSTCTVTEEENESVVAWVLEKFPQMRLVPATPHLGGIGLEQTALSNVERQYVQRFGQQPKEFEGVPIDTVGFFIAKFIKEY, from the exons ATGAGTTGGTTGTGTAAAGTGCCCACAATAACAACATATCGCGTAAATTCGCTCCGAACCACTGTGCCAGCATTCAAACAGaaattacaagaaatattacaTGAAAGATATACACAGCCACCCAAAGTGTATGAAATACCCAGTATTCCAGAGGTACTTTGCATTTTACCAACATCATTTGGCGTTGATATGAAGCAGAAACAGTCAGACTTACAACGTGAGGTTGTAGTCGACAGCTGCTGTGGTGCGGCTTTACTACGCGGCGCTCATATCTATGCACCCGGCGTGCTTGCAATGGAGGCAGGTACAAAATTAAATGAGGAGGTTTTAGTTTACGCCGATTTGGCGGGTAAATGTAAACAAGGTACAAATATTCGATATGATTCGctcgataaaatttttttgggcgTGGGTGTCGTACGAATGCAACGTCATCAGATTTTTGGACCTACAATAAGTAGTACTTCTGAGTCTTTGAAAGGAGTTGCAGTAGAAATGATTGAAACTATTTCCGGCGTACCTACCATTGGTGATCTGAGCTGCAAAGAAGCGCTTCTGCAAAACCTGCCGTCTATTGTATGCGTAAGGGTACTGAATCCTCAACCAGGCGAACGTGTATTAGATATGTGTGCGGCGCCCGGAAATAAAACTACTCATATAGCAGAGTTAATGGGTGATAAAGGTGAAGTAATAGCGCTCGATAAGGTAGCCAATAAAATCTCTGGCATGTTGGCAAAAATAACGAATTCAGCTTTGAAAAGCATACGCGCCTATAATTTTGACGCCACGAAAGCTTTTAGCGCAGCTAAGGAAGCAAAAGACAATGAATGCTTGGGCATGCCACCTTTTGCCGCCAATACGTTTGATAAAATCTTACTTGATGCACCTTGTAGCGCTTTGGGCAATAGACCGTTGCTCGTGGGTCCGCCGAATATGTCCCAACGTATGCTCCAATCGTACCCAAAAGTTCAGCGAAAATTATTTTCCGCAGCAGTGCCATTGCTAAAGCCAAACGGTATTTTGGTTTATAGTACTTGCACAGTGACtgaagaagaaaatgaaagcgTGGTTGCTTGGGTACTAGAGAAATTTCCACAGATGAGGCTGGTCCCTGCAACTCCCCATCTTGGCGGCATTGGTCTTGAACAAACAGCTCTTAGCAATGTTGAGAG GCAATACGTCCAACGGTTTGGTCAACAACCAAAAGAATTCGAAGGAGTTCCCATTGACACCGTCGGATTTTTTATAGCAAAGTTTATAAAGGAATATTAA
- the LOC126762329 gene encoding tRNA (cytosine(72)-C(5))-methyltransferase NSUN6 isoform X1 produces MEKTFLVLYINIYIYYSSDVSDPSQLEELMSWLCKVPTITTYRVNSLRTTVPAFKQKLQEILHERYTQPPKVYEIPSIPEVLCILPTSFGVDMKQKQSDLQREVVVDSCCGAALLRGAHIYAPGVLAMEAGTKLNEEVLVYADLAGKCKQGTNIRYDSLDKIFLGVGVVRMQRHQIFGPTISSTSESLKGVAVEMIETISGVPTIGDLSCKEALLQNLPSIVCVRVLNPQPGERVLDMCAAPGNKTTHIAELMGDKGEVIALDKVANKISGMLAKITNSALKSIRAYNFDATKAFSAAKEAKDNECLGMPPFAANTFDKILLDAPCSALGNRPLLVGPPNMSQRMLQSYPKVQRKLFSAAVPLLKPNGILVYSTCTVTEEENESVVAWVLEKFPQMRLVPATPHLGGIGLEQTALSNVERQYVQRFGQQPKEFEGVPIDTVGFFIAKFIKEY; encoded by the exons CCTAGTCAGCTAGAAGAATTAATGAGTTGGTTGTGTAAAGTGCCCACAATAACAACATATCGCGTAAATTCGCTCCGAACCACTGTGCCAGCATTCAAACAGaaattacaagaaatattacaTGAAAGATATACACAGCCACCCAAAGTGTATGAAATACCCAGTATTCCAGAGGTACTTTGCATTTTACCAACATCATTTGGCGTTGATATGAAGCAGAAACAGTCAGACTTACAACGTGAGGTTGTAGTCGACAGCTGCTGTGGTGCGGCTTTACTACGCGGCGCTCATATCTATGCACCCGGCGTGCTTGCAATGGAGGCAGGTACAAAATTAAATGAGGAGGTTTTAGTTTACGCCGATTTGGCGGGTAAATGTAAACAAGGTACAAATATTCGATATGATTCGctcgataaaatttttttgggcgTGGGTGTCGTACGAATGCAACGTCATCAGATTTTTGGACCTACAATAAGTAGTACTTCTGAGTCTTTGAAAGGAGTTGCAGTAGAAATGATTGAAACTATTTCCGGCGTACCTACCATTGGTGATCTGAGCTGCAAAGAAGCGCTTCTGCAAAACCTGCCGTCTATTGTATGCGTAAGGGTACTGAATCCTCAACCAGGCGAACGTGTATTAGATATGTGTGCGGCGCCCGGAAATAAAACTACTCATATAGCAGAGTTAATGGGTGATAAAGGTGAAGTAATAGCGCTCGATAAGGTAGCCAATAAAATCTCTGGCATGTTGGCAAAAATAACGAATTCAGCTTTGAAAAGCATACGCGCCTATAATTTTGACGCCACGAAAGCTTTTAGCGCAGCTAAGGAAGCAAAAGACAATGAATGCTTGGGCATGCCACCTTTTGCCGCCAATACGTTTGATAAAATCTTACTTGATGCACCTTGTAGCGCTTTGGGCAATAGACCGTTGCTCGTGGGTCCGCCGAATATGTCCCAACGTATGCTCCAATCGTACCCAAAAGTTCAGCGAAAATTATTTTCCGCAGCAGTGCCATTGCTAAAGCCAAACGGTATTTTGGTTTATAGTACTTGCACAGTGACtgaagaagaaaatgaaagcgTGGTTGCTTGGGTACTAGAGAAATTTCCACAGATGAGGCTGGTCCCTGCAACTCCCCATCTTGGCGGCATTGGTCTTGAACAAACAGCTCTTAGCAATGTTGAGAG GCAATACGTCCAACGGTTTGGTCAACAACCAAAAGAATTCGAAGGAGTTCCCATTGACACCGTCGGATTTTTTATAGCAAAGTTTATAAAGGAATATTAA
- the LOC126762329 gene encoding tRNA (cytosine(72)-C(5))-methyltransferase NSUN6 isoform X2: MYPKSPFLRNPLVESQILQRNPSQLEELMSWLCKVPTITTYRVNSLRTTVPAFKQKLQEILHERYTQPPKVYEIPSIPEVLCILPTSFGVDMKQKQSDLQREVVVDSCCGAALLRGAHIYAPGVLAMEAGTKLNEEVLVYADLAGKCKQGTNIRYDSLDKIFLGVGVVRMQRHQIFGPTISSTSESLKGVAVEMIETISGVPTIGDLSCKEALLQNLPSIVCVRVLNPQPGERVLDMCAAPGNKTTHIAELMGDKGEVIALDKVANKISGMLAKITNSALKSIRAYNFDATKAFSAAKEAKDNECLGMPPFAANTFDKILLDAPCSALGNRPLLVGPPNMSQRMLQSYPKVQRKLFSAAVPLLKPNGILVYSTCTVTEEENESVVAWVLEKFPQMRLVPATPHLGGIGLEQTALSNVERQYVQRFGQQPKEFEGVPIDTVGFFIAKFIKEY; the protein is encoded by the exons CCTAGTCAGCTAGAAGAATTAATGAGTTGGTTGTGTAAAGTGCCCACAATAACAACATATCGCGTAAATTCGCTCCGAACCACTGTGCCAGCATTCAAACAGaaattacaagaaatattacaTGAAAGATATACACAGCCACCCAAAGTGTATGAAATACCCAGTATTCCAGAGGTACTTTGCATTTTACCAACATCATTTGGCGTTGATATGAAGCAGAAACAGTCAGACTTACAACGTGAGGTTGTAGTCGACAGCTGCTGTGGTGCGGCTTTACTACGCGGCGCTCATATCTATGCACCCGGCGTGCTTGCAATGGAGGCAGGTACAAAATTAAATGAGGAGGTTTTAGTTTACGCCGATTTGGCGGGTAAATGTAAACAAGGTACAAATATTCGATATGATTCGctcgataaaatttttttgggcgTGGGTGTCGTACGAATGCAACGTCATCAGATTTTTGGACCTACAATAAGTAGTACTTCTGAGTCTTTGAAAGGAGTTGCAGTAGAAATGATTGAAACTATTTCCGGCGTACCTACCATTGGTGATCTGAGCTGCAAAGAAGCGCTTCTGCAAAACCTGCCGTCTATTGTATGCGTAAGGGTACTGAATCCTCAACCAGGCGAACGTGTATTAGATATGTGTGCGGCGCCCGGAAATAAAACTACTCATATAGCAGAGTTAATGGGTGATAAAGGTGAAGTAATAGCGCTCGATAAGGTAGCCAATAAAATCTCTGGCATGTTGGCAAAAATAACGAATTCAGCTTTGAAAAGCATACGCGCCTATAATTTTGACGCCACGAAAGCTTTTAGCGCAGCTAAGGAAGCAAAAGACAATGAATGCTTGGGCATGCCACCTTTTGCCGCCAATACGTTTGATAAAATCTTACTTGATGCACCTTGTAGCGCTTTGGGCAATAGACCGTTGCTCGTGGGTCCGCCGAATATGTCCCAACGTATGCTCCAATCGTACCCAAAAGTTCAGCGAAAATTATTTTCCGCAGCAGTGCCATTGCTAAAGCCAAACGGTATTTTGGTTTATAGTACTTGCACAGTGACtgaagaagaaaatgaaagcgTGGTTGCTTGGGTACTAGAGAAATTTCCACAGATGAGGCTGGTCCCTGCAACTCCCCATCTTGGCGGCATTGGTCTTGAACAAACAGCTCTTAGCAATGTTGAGAG GCAATACGTCCAACGGTTTGGTCAACAACCAAAAGAATTCGAAGGAGTTCCCATTGACACCGTCGGATTTTTTATAGCAAAGTTTATAAAGGAATATTAA